One genomic region from Ralstonia pickettii DTP0602 encodes:
- a CDS encoding phosphate ABC transporter substrate-binding protein (K02040: pstS; phosphate transport system substrate-binding protein): MRKQAFRLVVGAIILAAAAGAARATEVTGAGSTFVYPILSKWSSDYEQVFGHKINYQSVGSSAGIAHIKAATVDFGASDMPLSANGLASLGIGQFPFVIGGVVPVVNIDGVVPGKIRFTGPLLADIYLGKITMWNDPALAKVNPGLALPAAKITVVHRSDGSGTTFNWVNYLTKVSPEWKSRVGEGTAVDWPTGVGGKGNEGVAAYVNRQKNSIGYVEFAYARQQKMAYGVVQNRAGNFIEPSAKAFQAAAVTADWSKSKDFELVMTDASGPEAYPITATVFILMRKQPKSAAKSKVALEFFKWTFENGQKQAEALDYVPLPAALVAQIESYWLTSFKF; encoded by the coding sequence ATGAGGAAGCAAGCCTTCAGGCTCGTGGTGGGCGCTATCATCCTCGCGGCTGCCGCTGGCGCGGCTCGCGCAACCGAAGTAACGGGTGCGGGCTCAACCTTTGTCTACCCTATCCTTTCTAAATGGTCATCGGACTACGAGCAGGTGTTCGGCCACAAAATCAACTATCAGTCCGTCGGGTCTAGCGCAGGTATTGCACACATCAAAGCCGCCACAGTCGACTTTGGTGCCAGCGACATGCCGCTATCGGCCAACGGGTTGGCTTCCTTGGGGATAGGGCAGTTTCCTTTCGTCATTGGAGGCGTAGTACCCGTGGTCAACATCGACGGCGTGGTTCCTGGCAAGATTCGCTTCACCGGACCACTGCTAGCCGACATATACCTCGGAAAAATCACGATGTGGAACGACCCGGCGCTCGCGAAAGTGAACCCCGGCTTAGCGCTCCCAGCGGCAAAGATTACGGTGGTGCATCGCTCGGACGGCTCCGGTACGACATTCAACTGGGTGAACTATCTGACGAAGGTCAGCCCCGAATGGAAAAGTCGGGTCGGGGAAGGTACCGCGGTGGACTGGCCTACTGGCGTTGGCGGCAAGGGCAATGAAGGTGTTGCTGCCTATGTGAACCGGCAGAAGAATTCTATTGGCTACGTCGAGTTTGCCTATGCGCGGCAGCAGAAGATGGCATATGGTGTGGTGCAGAATCGGGCTGGCAATTTCATTGAACCCAGTGCCAAGGCGTTCCAGGCGGCTGCGGTCACCGCTGACTGGTCAAAATCGAAAGATTTCGAACTGGTGATGACGGATGCCAGTGGCCCGGAGGCTTACCCGATTACCGCAACGGTCTTCATCCTCATGCGCAAGCAGCCGAAGAGTGCAGCCAAGTCCAAGGTTGCGCTGGAGTTCTTCAAATGGACCTTTGAGAACGGGCAAAAACAAGCCGAGGCGTTGGACTATGTTCCATTGCCTGCGGCTCTGGTCGCTCAAATTGAGTCTTACTGGTTGACTAGTTTCAAGTTCTAA